The following are encoded together in the Humulus lupulus chromosome 5, drHumLupu1.1, whole genome shotgun sequence genome:
- the LOC133834557 gene encoding rust resistance kinase Lr10-like — protein MPLRFLIHIFFFLFITCRAQNNQCSHSSCGKIQNISYPFWLKSDPNKCGDQRFVLSCENNVTILNLYSGKYSVEAINYINHTIRVVDPGLQKGNCSSLPRYPLSRYNFRSGDPYELVQWSQDWALQYMSKTVVFVSCEKTVKSHYYIDTASCSTGSKRHSYVIVNGSLSVSDMDESCGVELTTLVSVQRNSNSNASSFMDIHNDMAFGFKLSWIRGTTPLQIRMRLWHKIWDDFWTYRYLILFIFGAVIVGRAILGTPCLCIFLTYKWRRRHLSMYDRIEEFLQSYNNLVPIRYSYSEIKKMSQGFKDKLGEGGYGSVYKGKLRSGHLVAIKMLDTSKGNGEDFVNEVATIGRIHHVNVVRLIGFCVEGSKRALVYDFMTNGSLDKHIFSKEGMDSLSCKKIFEISLGVARGIEYLHQGCEMQILHFDIKPHNILLDDNFVTKVSDFGLARLCPLDNNTVSLTAARGTLGYIAPELFYKNLGGVSYKADVYSFGMLLMEMASRRRNVSSAAENSSQVHFPSWASTQFSEGNDFDFGVGTVEESKIIKKMMIVALWCIQFKPSDRPSMTKVVEMLEEQTESLEMPPTKFTFYSNEAPVEDLGEYSSSSIWSSTQSGDNYSDTSLSQVSD, from the exons ATGCCTCTTCGATTCTTGATCcatatttttttcttccttttcatcACTTGCAGAGCCCAAAATAATCAATGTTCACATTCATCTTGCGGAAAAATCCAAAATATAAGTTACCCTTTTTGGCTAAAATCCGATCCAAACAAGTGTGGAGACCAAAGGTTTGTTCTTTCTTGCGAGAACAATGTCACAATACTAAACCTCTATTCCGGAAAATACTCGGTTGAAGCAATCAATTATATTAACCACACCATACGAGTCGTTGATCCAGGTCTTCAAAAGGGCAATTGCTCCTCTCTCCCTCGTTATCCTCTTTCCAGGTATAACTTCAGGTCTGGCGACCCATATGAGCTTGTTCAATGGAGCCAAGATTGGGCACTCCAGTATATGTCAAAGACAGTGGTTTTCGTGAGTTGTGAAAAAACAGTCAAATCCCATTATTATATAGACACTGCTTCTTGCTCTACTGGTTCCAAAAGGCATTCTTATGTAATAGTCAACGGGAGCTTGAGTGTTTCGGATATGGATGAATCATGTGGTGTAGAGCTAACGACTTTAGTATCTGTGCAAAGAAACAGTAACAGCAATGCTTCTTCATTCATGGATATTCACAATGATATGGCTTTCGGGTTTAAGCTTTCATGGATTCGAGGAACCACGCCACTTCAAATCCGAATGA GGCTATGGCATAAAATCTGGGACGATTTTTGGA CTTACCGCTATTTGATACTCTTTATATTTG GAGCAGTGATTGTAGGAAGGGCCATATTAGGGACTCCATGCTTGTGCATCTTTTTGACCTATAAATGGAGAAGGAGACATTTATCCATGTATGATCGTATTGAAGAATTCTTACAAAGTTATAACAATCTTGTACCGATAAGATACTCATATTCAGAAATTAAAAAGATGAGCCAAGGATTTAAAGATAAATTGGGTGAAGGAGGCTATGGTTCTGTGTACAAAGGAAAACTTCGTAGCGGTCATTTAGTAGCAATTaagatgttagatacatcaaaagGAAATGGGGAAGATTTTGTAAATGAAGTTGCTACTATAGGTAGGATTCACCATGTAAATGTTGTTAGACTAATTGGATTTTGTGTCGAGGGTTCGAAGCGTGCTCTTGTATACGATTTTATGACTAATGGATCTCTTGATAAACATATTTTCTCCAAGGAAGGAATGGACTCTTTGAGTTGCAAGAAGATATTTGAAATTTCACTTGGAGTGGCTCGTGGTATTGAGTATCTTCATCAAGGATGTGAAATGCAAATTCTGCATTTCGATATCAAGCCGCACAACATTCTTTTAGATGATAATTTTGTAACTAAAGTTTCAGATTTTGGCCTAGCTAGATTATGCCCATTGGACAATAATACAGTGTCTCTAACAGCAGCAAGAGGAACGTTAGGATACATAGCTCCAgaattgttttataaaaatctTGGAGGAGTTTCTTATAAAGCTGATGTCTATAGCTTTGGCATGTTACTGATGGAAATGGCAAGTAGAAGAAGGAATGTGAGTTCAGCAGCAGAGAACTCGAGCCAAGTTCACTTTCCATCTTGGGCTTCTACCCAATTCAGTGAAGGAAATGACTTTGATTTTGGAGTTGGCACAGTGGAGGAATCAAAGATAATAAAGAAGATGATGATAGTTGCATTATGGTGTATACAGTTCAAGCCATCAGATCGTCCTTCAATGACCAAAGTGGTAGAGATGCTTGAAGAACAAACTGAGTCCTTAGAGATGCCTCCAACTAAATTCACTTTCTATTCAAACGAGGCACCAGTCGAGGATCTTGGAGAGTACAGTTCATCCTCAATATGGTCATCTACACAATCAGGGGACAATTACTCAGATACTAGTTTAAGTCAGGTATCAGATTAA
- the LOC133834558 gene encoding rust resistance kinase Lr10-like, translated as MGFLSKSAIFWSSTLFLLLGLFIEIGASQTQCVKSRCGNGPAIRFPFRLKDGQPNHCGYPGFELSCRGKRTVLELPKSVKLFVQSIDYKSQVIKLYDPNNCLFGELLKINGLSVSPLGFSKNELRNYTLFNCSVLERKALYGYGVDFPCLSGTGSYQVVAVDSSVAIEDVPLASCKKMYNIMSVPHVIFAVDRKYLYMNWVKPNCSRCGVMGYGCRLKNNDTKSETECYAYPKPSQTKKFVTIGVTIGAAVLTLLLVVAYRAYSSNKHEKENQRRIERFLEDYKAMKPSRYSYADIKHITGQFEEKLGEGAYGTVFKGKLSAEFFVAVKILNSSKGNGDEFINEVSTIGRIHHINVVRLVGYCADGFRRALVYEFLPNGSLQQYISSPDSDHFLGWEKLKDITLGIAKGIEYLHQGCDQRILHFDIKPHNILLDHNFIPKISDFGLAKLCSKDQSMVSMSTARGTMGYIAPEIFSRNFGNVSYKSDIYSFGMVLLEMVGGKKITDVKEDNTSQVYYPEWIYNLLEEGEDLRIHIEKEEDAKIAKKLAIVGLWCIQWHPTDRPSMKVVVQMLEGGEKLILPPNPFGSTGQTKTIADMPRRRKNPELEAIAELE; from the exons ATGGGTTTTCTTTCAAAATCTGCAATTTTTTGGTCTTCCACTTTGTTTTTGCTTTTGGGGTTGTTCATTGAGATTGGAGCTTCTCAAACACAGTGCGTCAAATCAAGATGTGGGAATGGCCCGGCGATTCGATTCCCCTTCAGACTCAAAGATGGTCAACCGAATCACTGTGGCTACCCTGGCTTTGAGCTATCTTGCAGAGGGAAGCGTACGGTTCTAGAGCTACCAAAATCAGTAAAATTGTTTGTGCAAAGCATAGATTACAAATCTCAGGTGATAAAATTATATGACCCGAATAATTGCCTTTTTGGAGAGCTTTTAAAGATCAATGGCTTATCAGTTTCTCCCTTAGGTTTCAGCAAAAACGAACTTCGTAACTATACATTGTTTAACTGCTCTGTTTTGGAAAGAAAAGCTCTATACGGCTATGGCGTGGACTTCCCCTGCCTCAGTGGCACTGGCAGTTACCAAGTTGTTGCTGTTGATTCTTCGGTCGCCATTGAAGATGTGCCATTGGCATCTTGTAAGAAGATGTATAATATCATGTCCGTTCCTCATGTAATTTTCGCTGTTGACAGAAAGTATCTTTATATGAATTGGGTTAAACCCAATTGTTCTCGTTGTGGAGTAATGGGATACGGATGTCGATTAAAGAACAATGACACCAAAAGTGAAACAGAGTGTTATGCATATCCAAAACCAA GTCAAACCAAGAAATTTGTGACTATTG GTGTAACAATTGGCGCAGCTGTTCTCACACTGCTACTTGTTGTGGCTTATCGGGCTTACAGCTCTAATAAGCATGAGAAAGAAAATCAGCGGAGAATAGAGAGATTTTTGGAGGATTACAAGGCTATGAAGCCAAGCAGATATTCTTATGCTGACATTAAGCATATTACCGGTCAATTTGAGGAAAAATTGGGTGAAGGAGCGTATGGAACAGTATTTAAAGGAAAGCTCTCAGCAGAATTCTTTGTTGCTGTGAAAATCCTCAACAGTTCAAAAGGAAACGGAGACGAGTTTATAAATGAAGTTAGTACTATCGGTCGAATTCACCATATCAATGTGGTTCGCTTGGTTGGTTATTGTGCTGATGGATTTAGACGAGCTCTTGTTTATGAGTTTTTACCAAATGGTTCACTGCAACAATACATATCTTCTCCAGACTCTGATCATTTCCTGGGTTGGGAGAAACTTAAAGATATTACTTTAGGCATAGCCAAAGGTATTGAATACCTTCACCAAGGGTGTGATCAACGAATCCTTCATTTTGATATCAAACCTCATAATATCTTGCTAGACCACAACTTTATTCCAAAAATTTCTGATTTCGGTTTGGCTAAACTGTGCTCAAAGGATCAAAGTATGGTGTCAATGTCTACAGCTCGAGGGACCATGGGATACATTGCACCTGAAATTTTTTCTAGAAACTTTGGAAATGTGTCGTACAAATCAGATATTTACAGTTTTGGAATGGTGCTGCTCGAAATGGTTGGTGGGAAGAAGATTACAGATGTGAAAGAAGACAACACTAGTCAAGTTTATTATCCAGAATGGATCTATAATCTCCTAGAGGAAGGAGAAGACTTACGAATCCATattgaaaaagaagaagatgcTAAGATTGCAAAGAAACTAGCAATTGTGGGACTATGGTGCATTCAGTGGCACCCTACAGATCGCCCTTCCATGAAGGTTGTGGTACAAATGCTTGAAGGAGGAGAAAAGTTAATATTACCTCCTAATCCTTTTGGCTCTACAGGCCAAACAAAAACAATTGCTGATATGCCTAGAAGACGTAAGAATCCAGAGCTAGAAGCTATAGCTGAGTTAGAATGA